One Cryptococcus neoformans var. neoformans B-3501A chromosome 10, whole genome shotgun sequence DNA window includes the following coding sequences:
- a CDS encoding hypothetical protein (HMMPfam hit to Peptidase_S9, Prolyl oligopeptidase family, score: 75.9, E(): 1.1e-19; HMMPfam hit to Peptidase_S9_N, Prolyl oligopeptidase, N-terminal beta-propeller domain, score: 5.2, E(): 3.7e-09), with amino-acid sequence MSGQQASHSFSTDKTGHGTLKNVHASDFTISPGQWKKNVNFSPYPVPPQHGGITEIIHGIEIEDPWRALEDPDSEVTKKFVKEQNDFSVPRLTNHPLRKELEAAVEQCYNHERMTSPELQGDGYYYWKFNPGTSPRDVIVRSKDLKRDFGKAPGGSGPEIFYDLNKEENISLYAHSFSPSGKLWCAVLQYAGSDWQRIRVIDTESKAVLEKDLGGSKFTFGVTWGFIYKRSIDYDATSDGYDGIDGSFGMFYHAVGQHQSTDVIVWSPPPGEFQFIGKAKVVAVDEKEENNKRAFLALDIYKNTSPETELLLVELPGGTAGPAGVLLPELVTKEMKWVSRGFTGETHYIGSSSAERHFFTSFTDGVSTGRIIAFDSADWDATDIDSPLPMQEIVPADPEGHQLQSAYFIGDRLLALIYLKHACASVVFIDARTGKPLGSADAQGTHGNVAADPETQVPVPEEEVQHAKEGQVVIPEHGAITSISCRPDANDFYFTVDTWVAPSYVLKGELIKNKAGRYEVDISSVNSSETAAQETLVCSQVFYTSHDGTRIPMFICHPHDLDLTRPHPLLLHAYGGFCSPLIPHFDPMFAVFMRNLRGVVAIAGIRGGGEYGKAWHEAAIGIKRSVGWDDFAAAARYVQSRGLTTPSLTAIYGSSNGGLLVSAATVRNPELYSVVFADVAITDLIRYHKFTLGRMWMTEYGSPEEPETLAVLRANSPLHNISRDPSVQYPAMLLTTGDHDTRVVPGHSLKLLAELQTLKAKNHGAILGRVYINAGHEQSTKSTEKKVEEAVDRLVFALDNIKI; translated from the exons ATGAGCGGTCAACAAGCAAGTCACTCTTTCAGCACAGACAAGACGGGCCATGGCACTCTTAAGAACGTCCATGCGTCTGATTTTACAATCAGCCCCGGACAGTGGAAGAAAAATGTTAACTTTTCACCATACCCagttcctcctcaacatgGGGGCATTACTGAAATTATCCACGGAATTGAAATCGAGGACCCATGGCGAGCTCTTGAAGACCCCGATTCCGAGGTGACAAAGAAGTTCGTCAAGGAACAAAATGAT TTCTCTGTTCCCAGACTTACCAACCACCCCCTTCGAAAAGAGCTCGAAGCCGCCGTTGAGCAATGTTACAATCATGAACGTATGACCAGTCCCGAACTTCAGGGCGATGGATACTATTATTGGAAGTTTAACCCTGGTACCTCTCCTCGGGACGTCATCGTTCGATCGAAGGATCTCAAACGCGACTTTGGGAAGGCTCCTGGCGGGAGTGGTCCCGAAATTTTCTATGACTTGAACAAGGAGGAGAATATCTCTCTTTATGCCCATAGCTTTAGTCCTAGCGGGAAACTCTGGTGTGCTGTTCTGCAGTATGCAGG GAGTGACTGGCAAAGGATTCGAGTCATCGACACCGAGAGCAAAGCTGTCCTGGAAAAGGACTTGGGAGGATCGAAGTTCACTTTCGGCGTTACTTGG GGTTTTATTTACAAGCGGTCAATCGACTACGATGCCACTAGTGACGGTTACGACGGTATCGACGGCTCCTTCGGCATGTTCTACCACGCAGTCGGCCAACATCAGTCCACCGATGTTATCGTTTGGAGTCCCCCGCCTGGAGAGTTTCAATTCATTGGTAAAGCCAAGGTCGTTGCCgttgatgagaaggaggagaacaaCAAAAGGGCATTCTTGGCTCTCGACATCTACAAGAATACCAGTCCTGAGActgagctgctgctggtcgAGTTGCCCGGCGGCACTGCAGGCCCTGCTGgcgttcttcttccagaacTGGTTaccaaggagatgaagtGGGTATCCAGAGGTTTTACTGGAGAAACTCATT ATATTGGTTCGTCCAGTGCCGAACGTCACTTCTTCACTTCTTTTACGGACGGCGTCTCTACCGGCCGTATCATTGCCTTCGACTCCGCCGACTGGGATGCCACAGACATCGACAGCCCCTTACCTATGCAAGAGATTGTACCCGCGGATCCCGAAGGCCACCAACTTCAAAGCGCCTACTTCATCGGCGACCGACTGCTCGCTCTCATCTACCTCAAACACGCTTGCGCCTCTGTTGTCTTCATTGACGCTCGGACGGGCAAGCCTCTGGGTTCTGCCGATGCCCAAGGTACCCATGGTAACGTTGCTGCCGACCCAGAGACTCAAGTGCCCGTtccagaggaagaggtccAGCACGcaaaggaagggcaagTCGTCATTCCAGAGCACGGTGCTATCACCAGCATTTCTTGCCGACCTGACGCCAACGACTTTTACTTTACCGTTGACACCTGGGTTGCGCCTTCATACGTACTCAAGGGTGAGCTCATCAAGAACAAGGCTGGTCGGTACGAGGTAGACATTAGTAGTGTCAACTCTTCTGAGACCGCTGCTCAAGAGACGTTGGTTTGTTCTCAAGTATTCTATACCTCACATGACGGTACCAGGATTCCCATGTTCATCTGTCACCCTCATGACCTTGACCTCACAcgccctcatcctctgcttctccatGCTTATGGGGGCTTCTGCTCGCCTCTTATTCCCCACTTTGACCCAATGTTTGCCGTTTTCATGCGTAATCTCCGAGGAGT GGTTGCCATCGCTGGTATTCGAGGAGGTGGTGAATACGGCAAGGCGTGGCATGAAGCTGCTATCGGTATCAAGCGCTCTGTCGGCTGGGATGACTTTGCTGCCGCCGCTCGATATGTTCAGTCTCGAGGACTTACCACCCCTTCTCTCACCGCAATCTACGGTAGCTCCAACGGTGGTCTCCTTGTTTCTGCTGCCACTGTTCGAAACCCAGAGCTTTACTCTGTCGTGTTTGCTGATGTGGCTATCACAGACTTGATCAGATACCACAAATTT ACACTCGGACGAATGTGGATGACTGAATATGGCTCCCCAGAAGAACCTGAAACCCTCGCGGTTCTTCGCGCTAATTCCCCTCTTCACAATATCAGCCGCGATCCTTCTGTCCAATATCCTGCTATGCTCCTCACCACCGGTGACCATGATACACGAGTGGTACCCGGTCATTCGCTCAAGCTACTTGCAGAGCTGCAGA CTCTCAAGGCTAAGAACCACGGGGCAAT CCTTGGTCGAGTGTACATAAACGCAGGGCACGAAC AATCAACAAAGTCAACCGAGAAGAAAGTTGAGGAGGCGGTTGACCGTTTGGTATTTGCACTTGACAACATCAAGATTTGA
- a CDS encoding hypothetical protein (HMMPfam hit to OPT, OPT oligopeptide transporter protein, score: 470.7, E(): 1.5e-138): MSTNLGINHNSNQYLDDEKDLVLEKKESDLHGTHIAEVHYYTTKNGVRITVGDTPKEVKAVAVEVDDVNEPCETFRAYVIGTILAAVGTGLNVWFGARQPGIYISPFIIQLISHPLGLILSKILPTRRFTLFGQEWSLNPGPWTIKEHAIITMMSTVSLPTATALDVVVAVRQPTFFNDSEMGNSQGFRWLVVLSTQFLGLSLAGLAREYLVYPSDMTFPLNLAKLSLFNALHRRKVDENGMVQVAEHHLHEDENEKDPPVHGWKISMFKFCLIATAGSFIWFFFTAFIFPALTYFNWPTWIAPDNKKLAIVMGSITGLGLNPIPTFDWTYISGAGLTPLITPWWATLQTFIGCTIGFFAILGIYWSNVWYSAYLVPNSNQAFDRFGAIYNITGVLSADKTLDVEAYRQYSPMYFGAGYNIVIAGFFASYSAILVYAALEHGSQIKNGLATAYGKTVSFVRRSSAPEESHNRPEYDIHYAIMHKYKEVPQWAFILVLVFSLVTGIIMVEVYKTTMPVWGIFVCLALAFIFLIPAGIIQALSNMQITLVILAEIIPGVAIPGRPYANMIFKLYGWVALVMALLYVQDQKLAHYLHIAPRATFRVQMWGVLVSSIVSVGVLTWQFNAIPDMCEIGQKDLMTCPYYTTFYSSALMFGVVGPERMYGANGLYKWTMFAFLAGAIATFAAWLVKRKWPNKYTKSVNIPVVITGLLYYAPYNWSFVWSGVPLAWFFMSYVYNRYSSWWSKYCYVLSIGLTVGAALSGVVQFFCITYPGGAMPSWWGNTAYASGCDGLGCPLLEMPEQGYFGPGPGEFS, translated from the exons ATGTCAACCAACTTGGGGATAAACCACAATTCCAACCAATACCTAGACGACGAGAAAGATCTTGttctcgagaagaaggagtcTGATCTTCACGGTACCCACATCGCTGAGGTCCACTACTACACTACTAAAAATGGTGTTCGCATCACCGTTGGAGACACTCCTAAGGAGGTGAAAGCTGTCGCCGTCGAGGTCGATGATGTCAACGAGCCTTGTGAGACCTTCCGGGCCTATGTCATTGGCACTATCTTAGCTGCCGTTGGTACTG GTCTCAACGTCTGGTTTGGCGCTCGCCAACCGGGTATTTACATCTCTCCCTTTATCATTCAGCTCATCTCCCACCCTCTGGGTCTTATCCTTTCCAAAATCCTGCCAACAAGACGATTCACATTGTTTGGTCAAGAATGGTCCCTCAATCCCGGTCCTTGGACAATTAAAGAGCACGCTATTATTACCATGATGTCCActgtctctcttcccaccGCCACCGCTCTTGACGTCGTTGTTGCCGTCCGTCAGCCCACATTCTTCAATGACAGTGAGATGGGGAATTCGCAGGGCTTTCGCTGGTTGGTCGTGCTTTCGACACAGTTCCTGGGTCTTTCTCTTGCTGGACTCGCCAGGGAGTACCTTGTGTACCCTTCAGATATGACTTTCCCCTTGAACCTCGCCAAGCTGTCTCTCTTCAACGCTCTCCATCGACGAAAGGTGGACGAAAATGGCATGGTCCAGGTCGCTGAGCATCACCTTCacgaagatgagaatgaaaagGATCCCCCAGTCCATGGGTGGAAAATTTCCATGTTCAAGTTCTGCCTTATCGCTACCGCTGGTTCATTCATCtggttcttcttcactgcTTTCATTTTCCCTGCCTTGACCTACTTCAACTGGCCTACCTGGATTGCGCCAGATAACAAGAAGCTGGCTATTGTCATGGGCTCTATCACTGGCCTT GGTTTGAACCCGATTCCCACTTTCGATTGGACT TATATCTCCGGTGCGGGTCTTACCCCCCTGATTACTCCGTGGTGGGCCACACTGCAAACTTTCA TTGGATGTACGATTGGTTTCTTTGCTATCTTGGGCATTTACTGGTCGAACGTCTGGTATTCGGCGTACTTAGTTCCCAATTCCAACCAAGCTTTCGACCGCTTCGGTGCCATTTACAACATCACTGGCGTTCTCTCTGCCGATAAAACTCTCGATGTGGAGGCCTATCGGCAATATTCGCCTATGTATTTCGGTGCTGGTTACAATATTGTCATTGCTGGATTCTTCGCCAGTTATTCGGCTATTCTTGTATATGCTGCTCTCGAGCATGGTTCTCAAATCAAA AACGGATTGGCTACTGCATACGGGAAAACCGTCTCTTTCGTCAGGAGGTCTTCTGCTCCTGAAGAAAGTCACAACCGCCCCGAGTACGACATCCATTACGCCATCATGCACAAATACAAGGAAGTTCCTCAATGGGCCTTTattcttgttcttgttTTCAGTCTTGTCACTGGCATTATTATGGTCGAAGTGTACAAGACAACCATGCCTGTATGGGGTATCTTTGTTTGCTTGGCCCTtgccttcatctttttgaTTCCTGCCGGTATCATTCAAGCTTTGAGCAACATGCAG ATTACCCTTGTTATTCTCGCCGAAATCATCCCTGGTGTCGCCATCCCTGGAAGACCATATGCCAACATGATCTTCAAACTTTACGGATGGGTTGCTCTCGTCATGGCCTTACTCTATGTTCAAGACCAGAAGCTGGCTCATTATCTTCATATTGCTCCTCGGGCGACCTTCCGAGTTCAGATGTGGGGTGTCCTTGTCAGCAGCATTGTCTCCGTTGGTGTCTTGACTTGGCAATTCAATGCTATCCCAGATATGTGTGAAATTGGCCAGAAAGACTTGATGACCTGCCCTTACTAC ACCACTTTTTACTCCTCTGCTCTTATGTTTGGTGTCGTTGGACCTGAGAGGATGTATGGTGCGAACGGTCTCTACAAGTGGACCATGTTTGCGTTCTTAGCAGGCGCTATTGCTACTTTCGCTGCTTGGCTTGTTAAGCGAAAGTGGCCTAACAAGTACACAAAGT CTGTCAATATCCCCGTCGTTATCACTGGATTGCTGTACTATGCCCCTTACAATTGGTCTTTCGTGTGGTCTGGAGTCCCTCTTGCGTGGTTCTTCATGTCTTACGTCTACAACAGATATTCAAGCTGGTGGTCAAAGTATTGTTATGTCCTTTCGATTGGCCTTACAGTTGGTGCGGCGCTCAGTGGCGTTGTTCAGTTCTTCTGTATCACGTATCCTGGAGGTGCCATGCCTAGCTGGTGGGGAAACACTGCCTATGCGAGTGGCTGCGATGGTCTCGGTTGCCCTCTTCTTGAGATGCCTGAGCAAGGGTACTTTGGTCCTGGG CCCGGCGAGTTCTCATAA